A genome region from Bacteroides stercoris ATCC 43183 includes the following:
- a CDS encoding OmpH family outer membrane protein, whose product MKRLNYLVNGLAALALIVLFSQCAGKADNQTTNASAQAAGLSGMKIAYVEIDTLLAKYNYCVDLNEAMVKKSENVRLTLNQKAKDLDRQKQEFQTKVQNNAYLTQERAQQEYNRIAKLEQDLQNLGNKLQAELMSENEKNSLQLRDSINAFLKEYNKTKGYSMIISNTGFDNLLYADSIYNITREILDGLNARYSSPKK is encoded by the coding sequence ATGAAGAGATTAAACTACCTCGTAAACGGTTTGGCAGCTCTTGCACTAATCGTTTTATTTTCTCAATGCGCCGGTAAAGCGGATAATCAGACGACTAATGCATCAGCACAGGCAGCCGGACTGTCCGGAATGAAAATTGCTTATGTAGAAATAGATACGCTTTTGGCAAAATATAACTACTGCGTCGATTTGAATGAGGCAATGGTGAAGAAGAGCGAAAATGTACGTTTGACTTTGAACCAGAAAGCAAAGGACCTCGACCGTCAGAAACAGGAATTCCAGACAAAAGTTCAGAACAACGCTTATCTGACGCAGGAACGCGCCCAGCAGGAGTATAACCGTATTGCCAAATTGGAACAGGATTTGCAGAACTTAGGTAATAAGTTGCAGGCTGAACTGATGAGCGAGAACGAAAAGAACAGCTTGCAGTTGCGTGATTCTATCAATGCTTTCCTGAAGGAGTATAACAAGACTAAGGGTTACAGTATGATTATCAGCAACACCGGTTTTGACAATCTGTTGTATGCCGACAGCATTTATAACATTACCCGTGAAATTTTGGACGGTCTGAATGCAAGATACTCTTCTCCAAAGAAATAA
- a CDS encoding copper resistance protein NlpE N-terminal domain-containing protein, whose amino-acid sequence MKKVMMIAAIAAALVSCQSKGNQNNNTMDEGVMTVAGNDSSAVAVYEGILPAADGPGIQYVLSVDSVGPNGESGYTLVTTYLDAEGQGKNTSFTSKGKRQVIQKDVNNNKKTAYKLTPDNGDSPVYFVVVNDTTLRLVNDSLQEAVSDLNYDIVQVK is encoded by the coding sequence ATGAAAAAAGTAATGATGATTGCAGCGATTGCCGCTGCATTGGTATCCTGCCAATCAAAAGGAAATCAAAACAACAACACCATGGACGAAGGCGTAATGACTGTTGCCGGCAACGATTCTTCCGCAGTAGCCGTTTATGAAGGCATACTTCCAGCTGCCGACGGTCCGGGTATCCAGTATGTGCTGAGTGTAGACAGTGTAGGCCCTAACGGTGAAAGCGGCTATACATTGGTCACAACTTATCTGGATGCGGAAGGACAGGGAAAAAACACCTCCTTCACCTCCAAAGGAAAACGTCAGGTTATTCAGAAAGACGTTAACAATAATAAGAAAACCGCCTATAAGCTGACTCCCGACAACGGTGACTCTCCCGTGTACTTCGTGGTTGTAAACGACACCACATTAAGACTGGTAAACGATAGCCTGCAAGAGGCTGTAAGCGATTTGAATTATGATATCGTACAGGTAAAGTAA
- a CDS encoding hemolysin family protein, translating to MEFIIILFLLILNGIFAMYEIALVSSSKARLETLVSKGNKSAKGVLKQLEEPEKFLSTIQIGITLIGIISGAYGGVAIADDVTPLFAMIPGLELYAKDLAMVTTVAVITYLSLIIGELVPKSMALNNPERYATLLSPFMIILTKVSYPFVCLLSASTKLTNKLIGMKDGEERQMTQEELKMILHQSSEQGVIDKEETEMLRDVFRFSDKRANDLMTHRRDVIVLHPSDTQEEVLRIIQEEHFSKYLLVENGKDEIIGVVSVKDIILMLGGEQPFNLRTIARPPLFIPESLYAKKVLELFKKNKNKFGVVVDEYGNTEGIITLHDLTESIFGDILEENETEEEEIVARADGSMLVEASMNIDDFMEAMGILNYDDLKEEDFTTLSGLAMFLIGRIPKAGDIFSYRNLEFEIMDMDRGRVDKLLVIKRNDEE from the coding sequence ATGGAATTTATCATTATTCTATTTCTACTTATCCTGAATGGCATCTTTGCCATGTACGAAATTGCATTAGTATCTTCAAGTAAAGCACGCTTAGAGACTCTTGTAAGTAAAGGAAACAAAAGTGCAAAAGGGGTTTTGAAACAACTGGAAGAGCCCGAAAAATTTCTATCTACCATTCAAATCGGCATTACGCTGATTGGTATCATATCAGGTGCATATGGCGGCGTAGCCATAGCCGATGATGTAACTCCGCTATTTGCCATGATTCCCGGCCTGGAATTGTATGCCAAAGACCTGGCAATGGTTACTACAGTAGCCGTTATCACCTATTTGTCGCTCATTATCGGAGAGCTGGTTCCAAAATCAATGGCACTGAACAATCCGGAACGCTATGCCACCCTGCTCAGTCCTTTTATGATTATCCTGACAAAAGTATCCTATCCGTTTGTCTGCCTCCTCAGTGCTTCAACCAAACTGACAAACAAGCTTATCGGCATGAAAGACGGGGAAGAACGGCAGATGACACAGGAAGAACTGAAAATGATTTTGCATCAAAGTTCCGAGCAGGGCGTTATCGACAAAGAAGAGACCGAAATGCTGCGTGATGTTTTCCGCTTCTCGGACAAACGTGCCAACGACCTGATGACGCACCGACGCGATGTAATCGTGTTGCACCCCTCCGACACGCAAGAAGAAGTGCTTCGGATTATCCAGGAAGAGCACTTCAGCAAATATCTGTTGGTGGAAAACGGCAAGGACGAAATCATAGGTGTTGTTTCTGTAAAAGATATTATCCTGATGCTGGGTGGTGAGCAACCGTTCAATCTTCGCACAATTGCGCGTCCGCCCTTGTTTATTCCCGAAAGTTTGTATGCCAAAAAGGTTTTAGAGCTATTTAAGAAGAACAAAAACAAGTTCGGAGTTGTTGTAGACGAGTATGGCAATACAGAAGGCATTATCACTCTGCATGATTTGACGGAAAGTATCTTCGGCGATATTCTGGAAGAGAACGAAACGGAAGAAGAGGAAATAGTGGCCAGAGCCGACGGTTCCATGCTGGTAGAAGCTTCGATGAATATAGATGACTTTATGGAAGCAATGGGGATATTGAATTATGATGACCTGAAGGAAGAGGACTTTACCACTTTAAGCGGGCTCGCCATGTTCCTTATAGGACGCATCCCGAAAGCCGGTGACATTTTCAGCTACAGAAACCTGGAGTTTGAAATAATGGATATGGACCGCGGCAGAGTAGACAAACTGCTCGTTATTAAACGGAATGATGAAGAATAA
- a CDS encoding alpha/beta hydrolase, producing MKNKLYLFVFLLQVLALSVHAARVDTVFVKSPSMNREVKVVYILPDKAVAGNPQACPVIYLLHGYGGNARTWMGVKPELPRIADEKGVIFACPDGKNSWYWDSPRNSAYRYETFISSELVKYTDEHYATIPKKSARAISGLSMGGHGALWNAIRHSDIFGAAGSMSGGVDIRPFPDNWEMKKQLGELAANEAVWDSHTVINQVDKLKNGDLALIVDCGESDFFLDVNRNLHKRLLECKIDHDFITRPGGHTGTYWNNSIDYHILFFCKFFSR from the coding sequence ATGAAAAACAAACTTTATCTGTTCGTATTCTTATTGCAAGTGCTGGCTTTAAGTGTACATGCCGCACGTGTAGACACTGTGTTTGTAAAAAGTCCTTCGATGAACAGGGAGGTAAAGGTGGTTTATATCCTTCCGGATAAGGCCGTTGCCGGAAATCCGCAAGCTTGTCCGGTAATCTATCTGTTGCACGGTTATGGAGGCAACGCACGTACGTGGATGGGTGTCAAGCCGGAGCTGCCTCGGATTGCCGATGAAAAAGGCGTAATATTCGCATGTCCCGATGGTAAGAACAGTTGGTATTGGGACAGTCCCCGGAATTCCGCTTATCGTTATGAAACTTTCATCTCTTCGGAACTGGTGAAGTATACGGATGAGCATTATGCTACGATTCCCAAGAAGAGTGCGCGTGCCATCAGCGGTTTGAGTATGGGTGGACACGGTGCGTTGTGGAATGCCATCCGCCACAGCGACATATTCGGTGCGGCGGGAAGTATGAGTGGCGGAGTGGATATCCGTCCGTTTCCTGATAACTGGGAAATGAAGAAGCAGTTGGGCGAGCTTGCCGCCAATGAAGCGGTATGGGATAGTCATACGGTAATCAATCAGGTTGATAAACTGAAGAACGGTGATTTGGCTCTGATTGTCGATTGCGGTGAAAGCGATTTCTTCCTTGATGTGAACAGGAATCTGCACAAAAGGTTGCTGGAGTGCAAGATAGACCACGATTTTATAACACGTCCCGGCGGTCATACCGGTACGTATTGGAATAATTCCATAGATTATCACATTCTGTTTTTCTGCAAATTCTTTAGCAGATGA
- a CDS encoding DUF4595 domain-containing protein, whose amino-acid sequence MRKIVFALSVVLTVMTACEDNHDSTVNGNRSTVPFSKIQLSEKSTYEAGVPTVTTTQTYSYSQGQLTGFTIVQSYSVQGEPMCIENAASVTYSEHQAVVTDNFGNVSVYTLDDKGYATSCTRQENGTIRTYTFSYFTAPEGKYYLKNITESINDGVYASIDIDYGNYQALRILQKTDAYGQAYTATTPANDGINNLSGVPCLFLAELYPLSLHTAALYGKFLGEPFPILIDRIIPDGNKEVTNYIFSFDKRNLMTSCKEVINSYGTDYTRTVSYVIE is encoded by the coding sequence ATGAGAAAAATAGTCTTTGCATTGTCAGTTGTACTCACAGTAATGACAGCTTGTGAAGACAATCATGACTCTACCGTCAACGGAAACCGCTCTACCGTACCCTTTTCCAAAATTCAATTATCGGAAAAAAGTACCTATGAAGCGGGAGTACCTACAGTAACCACCACTCAAACCTACTCATACAGTCAGGGACAATTGACCGGATTCACTATCGTACAAAGTTATTCGGTTCAAGGCGAACCGATGTGCATTGAAAACGCAGCATCAGTAACTTATAGTGAACATCAGGCTGTAGTAACGGATAATTTCGGCAATGTGTCAGTCTATACCCTGGACGACAAAGGATACGCCACCTCATGTACACGGCAGGAAAACGGTACGATCCGCACCTATACTTTCTCGTATTTCACCGCTCCGGAAGGTAAATATTACCTGAAAAACATAACCGAAAGCATCAATGACGGCGTATACGCATCCATCGACATAGACTACGGCAACTATCAGGCATTGCGCATCCTGCAAAAGACAGATGCTTACGGGCAGGCATATACGGCTACCACTCCGGCAAATGACGGAATAAATAATCTGTCAGGAGTTCCCTGCCTGTTTCTCGCCGAATTATATCCGCTTTCGCTACATACAGCCGCTCTATACGGGAAATTCCTGGGAGAGCCGTTTCCTATTTTAATAGACCGGATTATCCCCGATGGAAATAAAGAGGTCACCAATTATATCTTCTCTTTTGACAAACGCAATCTCATGACTTCCTGCAAAGAAGTCATAAACAGTTACGGCACGGATTATACCCGTACCGTAAGCTATGTGATTGAGTAA
- a CDS encoding S41 family peptidase has product MKIRKLLYFPLLGLLALTSLFSCGEDRWKEYYPLTGRDLWMDSLMREVYLWYEDIPAANSLNYFQAPDAFLKSILSKNDKGFSTVDSIMDTPLPSYGFDYTLYKVATSDTTYTALVSYVAKNSPAKDAGLERGNWIMLVDGDSITKKTEERLIDGGARTLRIGKYVIVKEENNGGTEGDTENGENEEEEDKEVGIIQETGDVALPAVRPVTESAIYDTNFIQLKGTDYKIAYLAYNSFTAGTAEQSEKYNNELRAFSQECKQRGINNLVLDFRYNSGGEMECVQLLADILVPADKLESPFAFLQYNDKQSAQNRDLILDSQLLQGGVNLNLPTVYIITSGTTAGAAEMLINCLKPYMKVVLIGQTTKGEYVATETFINPKYPWAVRPVVCEVFNSNGEADYSAGFKPDIAINETSYLQYYLPLGEPDEILLHTALQVIAGIVELPTPKTGTAIVRSFTTQKNLRKGLIVK; this is encoded by the coding sequence ATGAAGATAAGGAAGCTGTTATATTTTCCCTTACTGGGACTCCTTGCACTGACAAGCCTGTTTTCCTGCGGAGAAGACCGCTGGAAAGAATACTATCCGCTGACAGGGCGTGACCTGTGGATGGACAGCCTGATGCGGGAAGTCTACTTATGGTACGAGGATATTCCGGCTGCCAACAGTCTGAACTATTTTCAGGCTCCGGACGCTTTCTTAAAAAGTATCTTATCAAAAAACGATAAAGGTTTTTCCACCGTCGATTCAATAATGGATACGCCGTTGCCAAGTTATGGTTTTGACTACACATTATATAAAGTGGCTACCAGCGACACAACCTATACTGCCCTCGTATCATACGTGGCAAAGAACTCTCCCGCCAAGGATGCCGGACTGGAACGCGGCAACTGGATAATGCTTGTCGACGGCGACTCCATCACCAAAAAGACGGAAGAAAGGCTTATAGATGGCGGTGCACGAACATTGCGCATCGGAAAGTATGTGATAGTAAAAGAGGAGAACAACGGCGGCACAGAGGGGGATACGGAAAACGGAGAGAACGAAGAAGAAGAAGATAAAGAGGTAGGAATCATACAGGAAACAGGAGATGTTGCACTCCCGGCAGTCCGTCCGGTAACGGAGAGCGCCATCTATGACACAAATTTTATACAACTGAAAGGCACTGATTACAAGATAGCCTATCTGGCATACAACTCTTTCACTGCCGGCACTGCGGAACAGAGTGAGAAGTACAACAATGAGTTACGTGCTTTCTCCCAAGAATGCAAGCAACGCGGCATTAATAATCTTGTACTCGACTTCCGCTATAATTCCGGTGGAGAAATGGAATGCGTGCAACTTCTCGCAGATATCCTTGTACCTGCCGATAAATTGGAAAGCCCTTTTGCTTTCTTGCAATATAATGATAAGCAAAGCGCCCAAAACCGTGACCTGATATTGGACTCCCAACTCTTGCAAGGCGGAGTCAATCTGAATCTGCCCACCGTTTATATCATCACAAGCGGAACCACTGCCGGTGCAGCGGAAATGCTTATTAACTGCCTGAAACCCTATATGAAGGTAGTGCTCATCGGACAGACAACCAAAGGAGAATACGTGGCTACGGAAACTTTCATCAATCCCAAATACCCCTGGGCGGTACGTCCGGTCGTATGCGAAGTATTCAACTCTAACGGAGAAGCGGACTATAGCGCAGGCTTTAAGCCGGATATCGCTATCAACGAAACATCCTACCTGCAATACTATCTGCCCTTAGGCGAGCCTGACGAAATTTTGCTCCATACAGCCCTGCAAGTCATAGCTGGAATTGTCGAATTGCCGACCCCAAAAACAGGCACTGCCATAGTCCGGAGTTTCACCACTCAAAAGAACCTGCGCAAGGGGTTGATTGTCAAATAG
- a CDS encoding O-acetylhomoserine aminocarboxypropyltransferase/cysteine synthase family protein yields the protein MDTKNLHFETLQLHAGQEQPDPATDARAVPIYQTTSYVFRNSAHAAARFALQEPGNIYGRLTNPTQGVFEQRVAALEGGVAGLAVASGAAAVTYAFENITRAGDHIVAAKTIYGGTYNLLAHTLPAYGVTTTFVDPSDLSNFEKAIQENTKAVFIETLGNPNSNVIDIGAVAEIAHRHKIPLIIDNTFGTPYLIRPIEHGADIVIHSATKFIGGHGTSLGGVIVDGGKFDWVASGKFPQLTEPDPSYHGVRFTDAAGAAAYAVRIRAVLLRDTGAAISPFNAFVLLQGLETLSLRVERHVENALRVVEFLKNHPKVAAVNHPSLPNHPDHALYRKYFPKGAGSIFTFEVRGGEKEAQTFIDNLQIFSLLANVADVKSLVIHPATTTHSQLNEQELAEQGIKPGTVRLSVGTEHIDDLLDDLSQALEKI from the coding sequence ATGGACACAAAGAATTTACATTTTGAGACACTGCAACTTCATGCAGGACAAGAACAGCCCGATCCCGCTACAGATGCGCGTGCCGTACCTATTTATCAGACTACTTCGTATGTATTCCGCAACTCGGCACATGCAGCCGCCCGCTTTGCGTTGCAAGAGCCGGGGAACATCTACGGCAGACTAACGAATCCCACACAAGGAGTATTCGAGCAACGTGTTGCCGCCCTTGAAGGCGGTGTTGCAGGGCTGGCGGTTGCTTCCGGTGCAGCGGCTGTGACCTATGCTTTCGAGAATATTACGCGTGCAGGTGACCACATCGTAGCCGCCAAAACCATTTATGGCGGAACATACAATCTGCTGGCGCATACATTACCGGCTTACGGTGTCACGACCACCTTTGTTGATCCGAGCGATTTATCCAACTTCGAGAAAGCTATTCAGGAGAATACAAAGGCCGTGTTTATCGAGACATTGGGAAATCCTAACTCCAATGTTATTGATATTGGTGCTGTTGCCGAAATCGCTCATCGTCATAAAATCCCTTTGATTATCGACAACACCTTCGGTACTCCTTATCTGATTCGCCCTATCGAACATGGTGCTGATATTGTGATACATTCCGCCACAAAATTTATTGGCGGGCATGGTACTTCTTTAGGCGGTGTTATTGTAGATGGCGGCAAGTTCGATTGGGTGGCTTCCGGTAAATTTCCGCAACTGACCGAACCCGATCCGAGCTATCATGGCGTGCGCTTTACCGATGCGGCAGGTGCGGCTGCATATGCTGTCCGTATCCGTGCCGTTTTGTTGCGCGATACCGGAGCTGCCATCAGTCCTTTCAATGCCTTTGTTCTTTTGCAGGGTTTGGAAACACTCTCTTTGCGTGTGGAACGCCATGTGGAGAATGCGCTGAGAGTGGTGGAGTTTTTGAAGAATCATCCTAAAGTGGCGGCTGTGAACCACCCGTCTTTACCAAATCATCCGGACCATGCGTTATACCGGAAGTATTTCCCGAAAGGAGCAGGTTCCATCTTTACCTTTGAGGTAAGGGGTGGAGAGAAGGAAGCTCAGACATTTATTGACAACTTGCAGATATTCTCATTATTGGCAAATGTGGCAGATGTAAAGTCGCTTGTCATACATCCCGCTACTACCACCCATTCGCAATTGAATGAACAGGAATTGGCAGAGCAGGGCATCAAGCCGGGAACGGTACGCCTTTCAGTAGGGACGGAGCATATAGATGACTTGTTGGATGATTTGTCCCAAGCGTTGGAGAAAATTTAA